taacaatgataatcacttaacaaattatattgacaaacataatttaaaacaaatataataatacttttggagattaaattttatattttcatcttttaatgttatatatgttatatttgTCAGTGGGATGAGAAGATGAAAATGTccagaaaatattatataaaatatgtctCTATGTTCAGAATTAAAAATGATCACATTGATAAtcatttcaattcatttttagaTGACACATAggttattttattggttatttTATTAGTAATGAGGACAGACTCAAATTAGCgatatatttatcatatttttttacatttttgaagactaaattttatattttttatttttcaaagaacatatttatcaacaaatcataaatttaaaaataaaaataattatttatcgtgataaaaaaatatagcggTTTGGATTTGATTCACGATTATATTGATTTTGGAATCGGTGACAGCATGTCAACAACACGAATCACAAGTTGTGTGGCGGTTTCGTGTTCGGTGGCACTCATACATACACACTAGTACTATCATGACATGTGAGTGAGAATGTTAAAAAAGCGTGGAACACGTGCTCAAATTCTATATAACACAAGACACCGCTCCAACCTCCATCCAAGTCCCTTTCGTCGCTCGCTCCATCACCGCCGATATTTGTTTTCCTTGTGCTTTACGTGTTCGTTCTTCAATACAAACCAAACTCTCTCGTTTCGCACacattatatataaacatatctCCACTTCGCTCTTCTCAATCGATCTCCATCACCTTTAACGTTATCTTCGCTTTTATATCTTTCAAAAACCTTCAAGCCCTTTTGATTGTAAGTATGAGGAGGAACTGCAACTTGGAACTTGCCCTTTTTCTTCCCTCTGATTCTGGCCCCCGCCACCACCACTCAATGTAAGCaacttaatttgttaatttcatttcattttattcatcTATTTATCTATgtttataactatatatatataactgccATCTGggtattgaaaattaattaactttgttTTTGGTATGGCTTTTTTCTTCATTGAAGGGTTGAAGAAGCTAGTGAAATAAGCCCAATCCAAAATTTCTTCCATCACCACCACCGCCAGGAACAGCAACAGCAACAGCCGCTCACCATTTTCTATGATGGAAATATTTGTGTTGCGGATGTCACAGAGCTTCAGGTATGTGTATatatgtagattttttttttaatttctagtttTTGACCCTTAATCATTCGTGTGGGCCGGCCTTTGTTTGTGGTTATACTAAGTAGCTATTACGTTGGTATGTGTTATTTTTAGTAACTCTAACTCATTTGGATAATTACCTGAAAAGTCCTAGGGTTAGGCCACCGTAGTTAATTATATATCTGTATATAGTATTGGTTCTTCCT
The nucleotide sequence above comes from Glycine soja cultivar W05 chromosome 11, ASM419377v2, whole genome shotgun sequence. Encoded proteins:
- the LOC114374387 gene encoding protein TIFY 5A-like; the protein is MRRNCNLELALFLPSDSGPRHHHSMVEEASEISPIQNFFHHHHRQEQQQQQPLTIFYDGNICVADVTELQAKSILLLANRKLEERVRTPTGSEPSSPAVMQSNNQLYSPGTGLSMRKSLQRFLQKRKNRVQEASPYHH